A genomic window from Onychostoma macrolepis isolate SWU-2019 chromosome 22, ASM1243209v1, whole genome shotgun sequence includes:
- the LOC131531376 gene encoding natural killer cell receptor 2B4-like, which produces MGHVVILFCLCLCKLAGVFADIDEVESVSVLEGDSVALNSYVTEMMDDELILWRFECKILIAQIDVIADSMTVYDDVLDERFRDRLKLDDQTGSLTITNTRTEHTGLYQLQTNSVRKRFSLTVYARLPVLVISSTSSQCSSSSSGSSYCSLLCSVVNVSHVTLSWYKGNSLLSSISVSDLSISLSLPLEVEYQDKNTYSCVLNNPISNQTQHLDISQLCHTCSGSVSLIALISVAAVAGSLLIVAAFGIFLMCRKCRKTDQKVQTPEEITYTEPTFSNRKVHKTVRFILKNVKEEAQVEYAPITMRS; this is translated from the exons ATGGGTCATGTCGTAATTTTGTTCTGCTTGTGTTTGTGCAAACTGGCTG gtgtgtttgctgATATAGATGAAGTGGAGTCAGTATCAGTgctggagggagattcagtcgcTCTAAACTCTTATGTTACTGAAATGATGGATGATGAACTGATTCTGTGGCGGTTTGAATGTAAGATTTTAATAGCTCAAATCGATGTAATAGCAGACAGCATGACTGTATATGATGATGTTCttgatgagagattcagagacagactgaagctggacgatcaaactggatctctgaccatcacaaacaccagaactGAACACACTGGACTCTATCAACTACAGACCAACAGTGTGAGAAAGAGATTCAGTCTCACTGTCTATG CTCGTCTGCCTGTTCTTGTCATCAGCAGTACCTCTTCACAATGTTCTTCATCGTCATCAGGATCatcatattgttcattgttgtgttcagtggtgaatgtgagtcatgtgactctctcctggtacaaaggaaacagtttattgtccagcatcagtgtgtctgatctcagcatcagtctctctctacctctggaggtggaatatcaggataaaaacacctacagctgtgtgctcaacaatcccatcagcaaccagactcaacatctggacatcagtcaACTCTGTCACACATGTTCAG GTTCTGTATCTCTGATAGCGCTGATCTCTGTTGCTGCTGTTGCTGGATCTCTGTTGATTGTGGCTGCATTTGGGATATTTCTCATGTGCAGGAAATGTAGAAAAACTGATCAAAAAG TTCAGACTCCTGAAGAGATCACTTACACTGAGCCAACATTCAGCAACAGAAAAGTGCATAAAACAGTAAGATTTATTCTAAAG aatgttAAAGAGGAAGCTCAAGTAGAGTATGCACCGATCACCATGAGAAGTTAA